Proteins encoded within one genomic window of Bacteroidota bacterium:
- a CDS encoding CTP synthase produces the protein MHTKYIFVTGGVTSSLGKGIFSASLGRLLETRGLRVTIQKFDPYINVDPGTMNPYEHGEVYVTNDGAETDLDLGHYERFLGIPTSQANNVTTGRVYLEVITKEREGAYLGKTVQVVPHIIDEIKSWMLNLGSTGDYDIVFTEIGGTVGDIESQPYLEAIRQLRYELGHENTLIAHLTLVPYLKAAGELKTKPTQHSVKTLLAHGLQPDMLICRSDHPLDSDLRRKIALFCNVAPKAVVEARDAATIYEIPMIYKKQSLDDLVMERLDIKPSEPAADQTLDSWIEFVERLKAPKGTVKIALVGKYVEHQDAYKSISESFVLAGVAHDVEVEIDYILSDDLTADNVASKLKNVAGILVAPGFGDRGIAGKLEAVRYAREKDVPFFGICLGMQCAIIEYARNVCGWEDAHSTEFEPETLHPVIDLMEEQKKIAAKGGTMRLGAYDCTLTEGSRVREIYGESMVQERHRHRYEVNNLLRYKLLEQGMRFAGMNTATDLVEIIELPENRWFVGVQFHPEYKSVVGKPHPLFRSFVGAAVAYAKAKPGKAENIYKLAAGN, from the coding sequence ACATCTTCTTTAGGAAAGGGCATTTTTTCAGCTTCACTGGGGCGCCTCCTCGAAACCCGCGGCCTGCGGGTAACCATCCAGAAATTTGACCCCTACATTAACGTAGATCCGGGCACGATGAACCCCTATGAACACGGGGAAGTGTATGTGACGAACGATGGTGCTGAAACCGACCTGGACCTGGGGCACTACGAACGTTTCCTTGGTATTCCTACGAGCCAGGCCAACAATGTGACCACCGGCCGTGTGTATCTGGAGGTAATTACCAAAGAACGGGAAGGCGCGTACCTTGGCAAAACCGTGCAGGTTGTCCCACACATCATCGACGAAATCAAAAGCTGGATGCTCAACCTGGGCAGCACGGGCGATTACGATATTGTATTTACCGAAATTGGCGGTACAGTGGGGGACATCGAAAGCCAGCCGTACCTGGAGGCAATTCGCCAATTGCGCTACGAACTGGGCCACGAAAATACGCTCATTGCACACCTCACCCTGGTACCCTACCTCAAAGCAGCCGGCGAGCTGAAAACCAAGCCTACCCAGCACTCTGTTAAAACACTGTTGGCGCACGGCCTGCAGCCGGATATGCTCATTTGCCGATCCGATCATCCTCTGGACTCCGATCTGCGCAGGAAAATTGCCCTGTTTTGTAACGTTGCTCCCAAGGCTGTTGTAGAGGCGCGTGATGCCGCAACAATCTACGAGATCCCGATGATCTACAAAAAACAGAGCCTTGATGATCTTGTAATGGAGCGTTTGGATATCAAACCAAGTGAACCGGCAGCAGACCAGACGCTTGATTCATGGATTGAGTTTGTAGAGCGCCTGAAGGCGCCAAAAGGCACCGTGAAAATTGCGCTGGTTGGGAAGTATGTAGAGCACCAGGATGCATATAAGTCGATATCAGAAAGCTTTGTGCTGGCCGGTGTAGCGCATGATGTAGAGGTCGAGATCGACTATATCTTGTCCGATGACCTGACGGCAGACAACGTTGCGTCGAAATTGAAAAACGTTGCCGGTATTCTGGTGGCACCCGGGTTTGGTGACCGCGGAATTGCAGGGAAACTCGAGGCCGTACGGTATGCCCGAGAAAAGGATGTCCCATTTTTTGGAATCTGCCTGGGCATGCAGTGCGCCATTATCGAATATGCCCGCAATGTTTGTGGCTGGGAGGATGCACACTCAACCGAGTTTGAGCCAGAGACACTGCACCCGGTTATCGACTTGATGGAGGAGCAGAAGAAGATTGCCGCCAAGGGGGGCACGATGCGTTTGGGCGCGTACGATTGCACACTCACAGAAGGCTCGCGCGTACGCGAGATCTATGGCGAGTCGATGGTGCAGGAGCGCCACCGCCACCGGTATGAGGTGAATAACCTGCTGCGCTACAAGCTACTTGAGCAGGGGATGCGCTTTGCTGGCATGAATACGGCAACAGACCTCGTCGAGATAATCGAACTGCCGGAGAATCGGTGGTTTGTCGGCGTGCAATTCCACCCCGAGTATAAATCTGTCGTAGGCAAACCCCATCCGTTATTCCGCTCGTTCGTAGGTGCAGCCGTCGCCTACGCAAAAGCCAAGCCCGGCAAAGCAGAAAACATTTACAAACTCGCCGCCGGAAACTGA